aggTACTGAATAGGATGACCGCACACAATCATCAACCAACAAGGGTTTCCGTCGACCGTGGCGGACGAAGCTACTGCGCTTCCTTCGGATCTGCGGCGCAATCGATGATCACTGTGTTGATGCTGATCCCTGCATCCCGGCAGCGATGCACTAGTGCATCGCCAAAGGCGTAGGCTGGCGTCAGGACACCGCCCTTGAGCGACTGCTTGCCCGCCAACTTCAGCACACTCATGGCACACTCGCCAAGGAacagcgccgtggcggtgtAGGCGTCTTCCTTGGCCAACAGCGTCGTCTCAACGCGCTTGCCAGACGCCGTCCTGCCCACAAAGTCACAGCGAAAGCTGGATTTGGCCATGGTCTCGTCGGACGGACCAATGCTGGTGCCGGTGAAGTACTTGCGGAGCATCCAGCGGCGCAGGGGCGCAATCATTCCCCCCATAGCCGCTACGTAGGTCGAAACCGTGAGGCGCATCACACGAGCAAAAGAGCCTTGCATGGCCTCCACGTACGCGGCCGAGGAGCCCATGAGGCTGTTGGTGCGGCGCACCAGTTTCTCATCACACGAGGCAGTGACGAATAAGCCGGTGAAGCGGCCGTTTTCGTACCAGACGCCGTAGCGCGTGGGCGTACATGCTGGCTGCATGTCGGACTTCGACACCAACGCCAGGGGGCTCATATCCTCCTTTGTCATGCTGTCTAGCACGCACCCGACCGAGTTCATCGTGCCGTTCGATACACCAGCAGGAGTGCCTTCAAAGTAACCACGCACCACTGTCACCGGCTCCCCAGCCTCGCGGTGAACAAGGTAGTTTCCGAGGTCCGCCGGTACGCAGTCGAAGCCGCAACATGGCACGATCGCAACGCCCTTTTTCGCCGCCGTCTCGTGGTATTCGGCGATCGCGCGGCGCACAAACGGGGTTTCGCCAGTGCAGTCGATGTAGTGGGTACCgttgcgcacgcacgcatcaaCCACGGGCATGCCAACCAGCGTGAAGGGACCCATGCACGCAATCACGCACGTCGTctgcgcgcacgctgcaTCCACAGTTGCCGGCTGGTCGGCGTCCACTATAAACGTGGGCACATTGATATCCAGTTCTGCCTTGAGAGCCGCCAACTTGGCCTCGCTGCGACCAGCGATACCCCAGCGCCCTTTCAGCTCCGCCTTTCGCGCGAGGTAGCGACATGTGAGCCGCCCGGTAAAGCCTGTGGCACCCAACACGATAATGTCTAGCTTCGGCGCCATCCTGCTTGCACAGCCTCTTGTCACTGTTCGTTTTGAGAatacaaaagaaaaggacgGAGGCACGTCGCGGAGCTGAAAGCAGCGACGACACCGATATATAAGAAGCGCAGCGATGTGCGCTGCCCGAATCACAGCGGGAGGAAACCAAagcaaaggagaagagagacacgGGGCTCCTGgacctgtgcgtgtgtgcgtgtgggtgtgggtgaaCGAAATGAAAGCACTGACTGTGAGcacaaaagaagaagagagactgcgtgtgtgccgcaaCGCGCCTGTTTTCGTGTGCTTTAGTGCAGGCAAGAAATGATAGACAGGTGAAGAGACCAAAGAGGGAtcagtgcacacacacagagattTCGTTCAACGTGACCGTTCTCCGCCGTACAACATGAGCCAAGCCCCCCTCTGCCCGGCACTCTACACagtccccccaccccccgccgctgagcaggccgcctcacagccgcgcgcccacggtgccggccgccacccctggtgcatcccGCGGGGCGACACCCGGGCTCCCCAGCAgtgggcagtgtgagggtggggtgggattCGCTCGACACACGCGGGCCCTTTGCCCATCAATATGGGTGgcacatcagcagcgacgcatcgctctGACGTCCACCCCCCTACACGTCGTACGTACGATTGAGCgtgccaccaccagaagcggcttcgcattggcagggatagggaaggagggggtggggggctgcttgcctcctccccacacagagagcgggGCCCTGTGCCCTGAGATGCCACACTGAGgtgtctcccctcccccctctcccgcaggtcatgagggggtgggggtgcagAGACATGCGAGAAGAGAatagggagagagaaatTTCCCAACGAAAAGATGGAATAGACTAACAGGACAGAGAGGGTGGAAGACCCAGCCATACGCACCGGTGTCGTTCGCGCGTGGGGGAAGGGtgtggggtggcggtggtgaccgGTATCTTGTTGCGCCGTCAGACGTATATACATAGGGGACAACATGAAGACGAGGAAGGCAGCAGGCCACAGACAAggagcgacggcgtcggtggtggtggtggggggggggggcggaaaAGTGCCGAGTAAGAGAAAGGAAGGGGCGTAAAGGACTCGATGCTTTCGCTCAGAGCCCGTGATTACGGAGAGGATGAGTGACCTGGCCTGAAGAGCACgagggcggcagaggcgaaAGGACATGCAGCAGAGGGGAAATGTGGAGCGgggagcgctgctgcggtgttTGCGGGGCTGTGTGCGGGGATGAGCGATGCGTGCCTACAGCCCGCAGCGATGGACGcggaaagggggagagggggagagggagaggatgTGGTGAAGACTGTGAAAAGTCGTCAGAAGAAGACGAAGGGGTGAGCAGGCAGGGAGCGGCGAAAAGCACCGCGAGAGATGTGCGCATGCCtgcggttgtgtgcgcgcaggtgtgtgtgagggggggggacagcgCAAGAGGAGTTGATGTGATGTGTTTGTGGGAGTTTTGGACTCTGTGGtagcagagagcgagaaagggagagggaaggagcgCAAGTGCCAGAAGGTACGAGAACGTCGGAAGGTGAGGGAGAGCGAAATTAAGTACAAGAGCCCCTGCGGCAGCCACCATCCTTTGGTCCCCAAGTGCTGAgtggaagggagggaaggatCCCCTCTTGACGGACGCCAAAGAGACGACGTCGCGCTAGACTACATCGGACACAGAGGGAGATGGCACGCCGAAGACCCCGAGGAACCGTGCGCCCACTCCCTTCTGGGTGCGCCGATGCACGGTACCTCTTTCCTGGGTCCCCTACTCGCTTCCGATCGTCGCTGAGGGAAGGTGAAGGGCAAACACGAGAGAGCGCGCAACACACCGTGATGCacgcgtgtacgtgtggctggagggagagaggggggtggggtgcgggGGAACGaaacagacacgcgcacacgcatgcgcatcaAGGCCATGATAGATGGCCGTTGCAGTCGGCACAGTAGTCAGCCAGGCCTCTTGAGCAACTGCTGAAATCGTGCTGAGTCCGCGCGCGAGAGACAATGAAACGGAGTGCAACTTcgggtggaggggggcgaccagaggaggaagagtaGCACGAAGAGGACATCTAAGGTATCTACGACAAACAAAAAATTGCGCTGCAAAAGACAGCGCACTCGCCCGTGTGTCGGGTCTCGGGCAGCGCTCTGTGGCCCTTCCGTCCCCACACCCCCTCTTGCACACCCACCCGCGTTCTGCAGTGCCAACGTACTACTCATCATGGAGGGGGGGCGtcaaggaggggaggaggccatGAAGAGATGGGGGATAGAggaaggcagcagcgggagggggaaggaggtgaGGGAAGAGACGGGCTCACGCGCGCGATCTGAAAAGAAAGGAAACCATGAAGGGCAGAACCACAACAAGCGAAAAGCACAACGTCTATGACGACGACGCTATTCTGAGCAACATCACACCCATCGCGGCACTATCACCGTACACATGGCGGCAGAAGCAAACCGAGGAAAACCGCACAAagcgcacgcatacacgtgGCACGACACCAAGAGAGCAAAAGCGCTGCTGAGAGGCATGCTGTCATCTGTTGTACTGCTTGTTGATGCCCCCCTTGAGCGCGTCCAGCTTCttctgctcctgcagcagctccgcctgtACCTCAGCAAGACGGCGCTTCTCCGCGGCAATCGTCTGTTGGCTGCGCGATTTGTCCAGTGTCTCCTGGTGCATGCGCCGCTCACGCTCCTCTGTCTCGCGGCGGGAGGACAGCTCGTACatcccctccttctccttctctgccGAATACAGGCGCTCatgctgcagcaccttcCTGGAGGCCTCCCTAGCATTGCGCTCCGCTGCGGCAAAGCGCTCTTgagcggcgtcgcggcgctgcccggCGCGGTCGATGACGGCGACAAGGAAgtccacggcagcggccgagAGAGGGGTAGCGCAGACCGGGTTCCCCAAGGTTTGCAGCACGAGCTCGCCGCGCAGGTCGTGAGTGTGCCCCGCCTTCaggcctgccgccgccgcaccccctgTTCTCTGGCTGCCATCCTCGGCGTTGCCACGCACAAACACGAGAGACTCAGCGGGGTCGTACAAGCGCTCGTCCTCTCGCATGTACTCCTGACGAGACCGCAACTCCTCCTGAATGCGCCGCTCCAATGCGTCGATgagccgcagctcctcttcACGCTGCTCGCGCGCTACCCAGTCGTACCACTCAGCGACGTGCTCGTAGAGGGAGGCACGCGCGCTGTCCTCCAATGCCATCACCTCGCACCGCTGCGTTTGGAGGGCGGCGAtggctgcttctgctgcgtAGCGCGCAAAGAGTGCCGTCTTTgcccgcaccgctgccctgTCTGAGAGTTCATCGCGAGCGAGGAAGGCACGTTGTTGCGTCTCCTCGTACAGGAGTTCCACTTGGCAGCGGTAGTGGAAGGCGTCGAttgcgcggcagcgctgctccgtCTCCTCAGTGCATAAGTATTTCCactcctgcgcctcctcccagGCAACCTGCTCCATGGCGTCAAGAGCGCTGCGCGTTGCCTTGGCGCGAGCCTGGTGTTCCTGCGCAGCCCGCTCCTCAACAGCCTTGCATGTGCGAGCAAATGAGATGCAGAACCCCTGCCAGTCATCCTGCTCCTCCCGGCAGATGGCGCTGCGAAGAGGTGCCTCGCTATTGGCAAAGGCCAGTCTTTCGAGACGCTTCGTTTCACACCAGCGCATCACTAACTCCGCATGCGCGGCCATTTGTGACAGCAAGCGAGCGCGGGCACAATGCTCCTCCCTCGCGAGCGCCCCAACAGCACTCTCGGAGCAGGCGCACAACTCGgcccgcgcacgcgcctTCGCGACAatctcctccgccacggcaacCTCAGCACTCGCAGCAgccttgcgcagcgcctcgcggGCGAGAAATTCCTCAGCGCCGACAACAGACTCCTTCTCGTGcacgcagcggtgccatAGTGCCGCCCTCGCCTCAGCCTTCTGCGCCATCCACACTCGGCGGCCGGCGGCCTCGTCACGTTCCCTGATCATCAGGGCAGTGAAGGCGGCGTCCTCTTCGCGCTGGATGTTGCAAAAAGTCTCAactgcgaggaggaggtgagagcGACGACGATCGGCccgctccacctcggcgGCATGGATGATGTCTTCGTCCGCCCTCATGTCGAGAAATAGGGTGTGGTAGCCGTGTTCCGCCGCTTCGCGGATcccctgccgctgcaacgCCTCGGCTTTGCAGAGGGTGGCTCGTTGGCGCGCGAAGATGCGTTGGCGCTCTTCAATGTagtccgcctcctccaccatcTCTTCGCGCAGTCGCATGCGAGTAGCGGCCTCCTCGGCTAGAACATCACGCTTGCCCTGCTCGGCTGACGCGAGCAgcacgcaccgctgctgagcgTGTTGGTGGAGCATCTCACGGTGGGCAACGGCTAGCGCCGCCAAGCTCTCCAGCCCAgcgacgcgctggcggcagagCTCCTCTCGGCTCTCCCAGCAGCTCTCGCAGAACCGGTGCTGCTCGGCTGCGTGCTCACCCATGAGGTTTCGGCACTCGACCTCCTGCGCCTGGAGCCGATGCCATTGCGAGGACTCGTTGTACCGTAACGCCTCACGTGTCGTGGCTTCGCGTTGGTGCAACCGCACCACCTGCACTGCGTAGGCGTAGTGATGGGATAACCTGGCAAACCCCTCGCGCTCTCGCGCCAGCGTCGCATGACGAGCAGCCACCTCGCTCGATTGCAGAGCAAGTAGGAGTACATGTTGATCGGCGGCAACCACATACACCGcacgctgcgcctgctcctccgtgCAAAGCTGCTGTCGGTACGCGGCCTCGTGCATTACAACACGCACAGCGTGCCGTCGAATCAACTCGACCGTACGGAGGTCCTCCAGCCACGACTCGTACCGCCCCGCCAGCCGCGCTCGCTGACGGCTCTCTtcgctgcgcagctcctcagTGCTGCGGGCGAGCTTTGCGCGCTCGTACGGCGTGTTGAGACGCAGGCTTTCCAGCTTCTGCTTCGTGGCGGCGGGGTCGACTTTGACGCTGCACAAGTCACACCCGAGCTGTCCGCAGACGAGGCAGCGACTGCAAGATGGGTACTGCCACCctaccggcggcggcgtgttgGAGCAGCGCTCCCGCACCGCGGCTACCACCGGTGTGGCAGGCGGCGACACGATTGGCGACACCAGTGGCGGCGCATTTTCGAATGCCTCCGTGCGCGGCCGTGATGACAGTctcgcactgctgctgatgctctGTGGCCCCGTCGATGGGAGGCGGGGGCGTCGCCGAACGCGACAGCTGTCATGCGGAGGCAGTTGAGACATGGTGGTCAGGGCCTCTTTTGAGCGACTTTCCTGCTCTCTATCTGTGGGCGAGCGAACGAAGCAAaaacgcgaggaggaggaagggaggagaaagTGTGCAGCCTACatgccacacacaccctttCTCCTCGGGGCTGCGCGCAGTTctgtgcgtgagtgtgccGGATGGCGACGCAGTCAATTCAGCAaggcactcgcacacacgcgcccgAGACACAGGAACACAGGCAGGGGTAAGCTCTTCCACGTACCGCAGCACACTTAgggtcgctgcagcagcggcgttgaAAGACGCAAAAGGACAACGACAATCAGTGAACGatgggaagagagggagagggaaagggagagggaggcgtcAGAGGATAATCCCAGATCACCGACCATAATATGGTGTAGTGGGTGGGCACCGGTaaggaggggggacgagCTCACAGCCAACACGTCCCCTTCCTAATAAAGCTCGTACACCGCACGTGCACAGAACGCATGCCACCACAGATCCTTGTTGTGCGACATTGCAACAGGTGCAggcaccacacgcacacgcacgtagTGGCTGAGGGAAGCAGCAAGTTACAGCACCAGACAGCACACTCTAAGGCCATACCTTTCGCCCCAGTGCGCGCTCcttgcctctgtgtgtgtgtgtctcaaACGCCAGAGTGCACACGTGTACAAAACACAGACGTAGATTCTAGCCCGgtacacacgcatgcgccatAGAAAAATAGAGATGAAAGGGAACCATACATAGGACGAGGAATCATGAAAGGTGACAGACggcaagagggagaaggggagcgTGTGAAGGGTGGAGAAATGCCaacaaagacacacacacacacacacgccccctcATCAGCACCTCTACCAGTCCGCCATGACACCTGCGGTTCCCATCAGCCCTTCCAccactccccccctcctccccgcccaTTTCACCTCCGCCCCAGTTCCAGCAGGATGCTTTTCAACAAATTCGATTTTGTCTCTCATCGGTGTCTGAGTGGTgagaaaagggggtggggcatgGGCCCATGAGTGAGGCAACGTCGAGGCACGACCAGAACAACCGCAGAAGAACGGGCTCACCTACGGTTACCGCCCTGGCTTCTAAATGTTCAGTTCAAACTCCTTTTTCCATGCTTCGAACTTCTTGATGTTGTCGGCGTTGATGCTGCTCGGGACCTTCTTCATAGCGGCCAGAAAGTCACTCATGTTGATGggctgctccgccacctgccgGCCAATCTCCGCCGCGTTCTCCTTCAACGTTGTCTTGTCCGCCTCCTTCATGAAGCGCCGCATAGTCATCATAGCCGCATCTCGCACCAGGTTCGTGatgtcggcgccgctgtaGTGGCGACCCTCCAGCAATTGGGACAGCTTCACAAAGTCCACATCGCTTCCCAGCTTGATTGACTTTGTGTTGATTTTAAACAGCTCCACGCGATCCGCCGCATCGGGCAGGGCTATGTAGATGCGCTTTTCCAGGCGGCGACGCATCGCTTCATCGATGTCCCATGGGTGATTCGTCGCGCCGAGCACCATGACGATCTTGTCGGTGTCCGCCCCGACACCGTCCatctgcgccagcagcgtgcCCTTTGCTCGTCGCGAGGCCTCGTGctcgttgccgccgcctcgctgcccgcACAGGGAGTCGATCTCGTCGATGAAGATCGTGCTCGGGGCGTAGTGGCGCGCCATCTCGAAAAGCACGCGGATAAGCTTCTCGCTGTCGCCACGCCACTTGCTCGTGAGCGTCGCGGGGGATATATTGAAGAATGTGGTGTTGCACTCTGAAGCGACCGCCTTGGCAAGCATCGTCTTGCCGGTGCCCGGCGGACCGTACATGAGCACGCCTTTCCACGGTCGGCGGATGCCTTGGTAGTAATCGGGCATGAGCACCGGGTATACCACCGCTTCCTCCAGcagccgcttcgcctcctcaAGGCCCGCGATATCGTCCCACGTGACCGGCAGCTTGCCGACGTGCATGTCGGCCTCGATGAGCTGAAtaagctcctcctccccaggCCGGCCGACAAAGCGGGTCGTTGCACTCTTGCCCTTCACTTTTCCCCTTGTAGCGGCCCCAGTACCTTGACGGAAACCAACACtggctgccgcagccacgGGTCGACCAACGCCGACCCCGCTGCTCGAGGAGGTACGGCTGAAGCGAGGCGGCACAGTTGACGGAGAGCTGCCGCTCAAGAAGGGTGGCGACACCGCTGCGTAGGAAGAGGCCGCGCTGCGCGCTGGCTGACGCGTAGCTGGTGGGATCTGCGGGCCCTCTATCGGGCCGAAGCGGTCTTTGTCACCGTAGAGTTTCGCATTCTGTACGCTGATGTTGGACCCGCCACTGCTCGCGAGCGAGACCCCTATTCGTGGCTTTTTTTTGGTCCCCGTCCTCGGCACGACAACTTTCTCGgcgctgctactgctgcgaTTCTCGTCGCAGTCAGGCGGTTCGCGCCGCTTTGCAGCATTAGGGTCAACGAACAAGTGCAGTTCCGCCTGCGTATCGCGGATGATCTGCGCCTCGCTCTCCAGTTCCCCTAGCAGACTCATCCACCGGCTGCAGAGAACGTCGTCGATGCTGCGGGTGTGCAAGGTAATCTCATTTCGAATGCTGCTGTAGTACTGAAGGGCGGTTTTGTAGTCGCAGTAGAGGGCGCAGTTGCGGGCCTTATGGACGGCCTTCACAATCTCGCTCGCGACAGATGCTTGCATGGtagtgcgcacacgcaaaggTGCgcagaaaagagagggagatagACGGAATAAGCGGCACCAAACCGACTGAAGAAAAAGCACGATGGAGGACGTGATCTTGTGCTGTATGAAGAGCAACTGTATTTGTGCCGTGTCTGCCGCGTCTGTGTCtcaggagggggaggggaaatgagggagggagcaggGAGGACGAAGCAGTGGCAGCCGGAAGCATGCACACAGAGACATGTGTGCGACTGGCCAAAGAAGAGAGGTGCACGCGGTACACTCAAGTGAAGAAGGCGAGGGGATCAAAGGGGACGCGCATACCGTCCCTGCGTATTTGCGCAGACCATGACGCCCACCTTCAGGTTCTTGCTCCCCGCCATGCCCATCCGCGCTGAGGTACTCTCTGAAGAGTTTCTGATCTCTTCAGAACTCGAGTAAACAACGCAGCACAGACTCCGAATCTGCTCGACGCCCGCATCTATCTTTCCATCAACTCGTTCGGCTTGCCCTTGATTCTTTCTTCTGACTTCAACTGCTGCTCTTACCGCGCCACATCATTACCAAGCACACGTCACCTGTGAAGTAATTACGACTTCAACCGAAATAAACAAAAAATACGCAGACGAAGaaacacagccacacacgcacacacacacacacacgcgcacagtACCCGCGCGTGGACGTCGAATGCGCACCCACCCAAATCCGAGATTTGGGCACGAACGGTccccgcacgcgcgcacgcgcggaagggacacacacacacacaaacacacacacatacacgagaaaaaaagggagaagacGACGGGAAACGAAGAAAACAACCCAATGAATGACTGTGAAGgcggaggaaaaggaggcgAAGGAAAAGAGCGCAGCGGAGCACACGAGACGCCAAGATGCACGCGAGGAAGAAGACCAAAGCCGATGGAAGATGACCCAGaagtgaggggagggggagggggagggggagggggggggtaaagGACACAGgagtgcacacgcacatacacttaccggagagaagagggaagaagggagTGGCAGAGATGTAGTGCTTGCAGGGGTAAACACATGAAAGCAAGAACAAGGGAAGAGGTAGGGGGACAGAGAGGTTAGGCGAGTAGGGAgtggggaggaagggggaggtggagaaaGGATGGAGAGCAAAAGATAAATAACGAAAACGTGTAAAACAGTGAagacgagagggagagacaccggagggggggggaagtgAGAATAAAAAGCCCCAGAAACAGAG
Above is a window of Leishmania mexicana MHOM/GT/2001/U1103 complete genome, chromosome 28 DNA encoding:
- a CDS encoding putative katanin codes for the protein MQASVASEIVKAVHKARNCALYCDYKTALQYYSSIRNEITLHTRSIDDVLCSRWMSLLGELESEAQIIRDTQAELHLFVDPNAAKRREPPDCDENRSSSSAEKVVVPRTGTKKKPRIGVSLASSGGSNISVQNAKLYGDKDRFGPIEGPQIPPATRQPARSAASSYAAVSPPFLSGSSPSTVPPRFSRTSSSSGVGVGRPVAAAASVGFRQGTGAATRGKVKGKSATTRFVGRPGEEELIQLIEADMHVGKLPVTWDDIAGLEEAKRLLEEAVVYPVLMPDYYQGIRRPWKGVLMYGPPGTGKTMLAKAVASECNTTFFNISPATLTSKWRGDSEKLIRVLFEMARHYAPSTIFIDEIDSLCGQRGGGNEHEASRRAKGTLLAQMDGVGADTDKIVMVLGATNHPWDIDEAMRRRLEKRIYIALPDAADRVELFKINTKSIKLGSDVDFVKLSQLLEGRHYSGADITNLVRDAAMMTMRRFMKEADKTTLKENAAEIGRQVAEQPINMSDFLAAMKKVPSSINADNIKKFEAWKKEFELNI